The following is a genomic window from Candidatus Angelobacter sp..
TCACGGTGGGCGCAATGAAAGCCATGAGCACTTACCCGCGCACCGACGATCTCATCGCCAGTTACAGCTCCAAGGGACCCTCGGCGATCGATTATGTTGTGAAGCCGGACATCCTGGCTCCCGGCAACCATGTTGTGTCGCTGCTCGCGCCGGGATCCACTCTGGCCAGCGATCCGAGCGACTTTGTTCCGCTGTCCTACTATGAATCCACCGGGAGCAACACGACCTCCGGGAAGTTCCTGATGCTGAACGGAACCAGCATGGCAACCCCGGTGGTAAGCGGTGCCGTGGCCGACATATTGCAGGGACAACCGTCGCTGACGCCCGACCAGGTGAAAGCCCGCCTCATGAAAACCGCTTACAAGACGTTCCCAGCCTCCAGCACTGCGGTCGATCCGGTGACGGGTCAAAGCTTTGTGAGCGAATACGACATCATGACCGTCGGCGCCGGCTACCTTGACGTCGCGGCCGCGCTTGCCAATCGAGACCTTGCCACCGGCTCGGCCATGTCGCCGACCGTTCGTTACGACCCGTCGTCCGGGAAGGTTTATCTCGTCGACGATCCCTCGTCTACCTGGGACGACACCGACGTCTATTCAGGCACGGCGGTTGGCGGAACCAAGGGTGTTTGGGGTACGCAATCCGTCTGGGGAACTTCGCTCGTCGATGCGAACAAGGCCGTGTGGGGTAACAAGGGAGTTTGGGGTACCAGCTCGGTTTCAGGTTTCCAGGCGATCTGGGGAGAGAAAGGCGTGTGGGGTACCAAGGGAGTTTGGGGCACTTCAGGTCCCGATGGACAGAAGGGAGTGTGGGGTACGGACTCTTCCACGTCGGATTCCGACGCGTATTTCAGCGTCGTTCAACCCTGAAAAACGCGCAAATGAGCGCGCAAAAGCCCGCTAAAACGACCCTTCGGGCGTCATTTTCGCGGGTTTTTTGCGCTTTTGGCCTGGTAGTGTCCTGTGCAAGCAACGCACCACAGGACACTACCCTCGTGTTGGCCTTTTCGGTCGGTCGCCGAAGCCTTCATCATGCGATGGGCCTCATGCGCAAATTGCGCCGCGCTACCTCCGATGACCGTTTCCAACTCAGCACGGACGGTCTTCAGTCTTACATCGCCGCCGTGGATGAAATGGTCTCAGATTGCTGCGATTTCGCCCAGCTCGTCAAAATCTATGCAGCGCCGCGCGAGGGCGAACACCGCTACTCGCCCGCTGACATAGTGGAGGCAGTCCCAGTTCGGATTAGCGGAAATCCCGATCCGGCCCGCATTTGCACTTCGCATGTGGAGTGCTTCAACCTTACGTTGCGCATGGGCATTCGTCGGATGACACGGCTAACGAACACCTTCAGTAAAAAGCTGGAGAACCACAAAGCCGCAATCGCACTCCATATCGCCTATTACAACTTCTGCCGAATCCACCAGAGCTTGCGCGTTACTCCTGCGATGGAATCCGGCATCACAGATAGGGTTTGGACTATTGCGGATCTCCTGAATGCCTAAGATCAAAATCGGAAACAATTCCACTGCCCCCAGCCGCGTCGTCCAAGTAAAAAACGACACCGCGCTCCGTTCCATAGCCAGCCAAATACGATCGATAAGCTTGTCTAATCTGCATCGGCTGGCAGTCTTCTCGTTGTTGTCCGTTGCCCCTGCGTATGGGACCACCGTCATAGCCGTGACGACCAATGATTCCGCCTATCTTGGAGCGGATAGCCGCACACAGCCGTCTGGCTCCATCTGCAAGATAGTTGCTCGGAATGGCGTCGCTGTCGGATTCAGCGGACTCTTGCGGGATAGCGCGACTGGGTACGATGTGGCCCGCGATATCAACACGGCTCTCTCTGGTAGCCGCGATCTGGTACAGGCTCTCAATTCGCTGAGAACCGACATTGGGCCAGGACTCGGCCGAAGCC
Proteins encoded in this region:
- a CDS encoding S8 family peptidase → SPDLSLLGLLPRVVYTQDFTGGNGRDLYGHGTHVAGIVGANGIASKCLGCTRSLVGIAPGANLINLRVLDANGQGSDSQVIAAIERAIALKSQYNIRVINLSLGRPVYESYKQDPLCKAVEAAWKAGIVVVVAAGNDGRDNSVGNDGYGTILSPGNDPSVITVGAMKAMSTYPRTDDLIASYSSKGPSAIDYVVKPDILAPGNHVVSLLAPGSTLASDPSDFVPLSYYESTGSNTTSGKFLMLNGTSMATPVVSGAVADILQGQPSLTPDQVKARLMKTAYKTFPASSTAVDPVTGQSFVSEYDIMTVGAGYLDVAAALANRDLATGSAMSPTVRYDPSSGKVYLVDDPSSTWDDTDVYSGTAVGGTKGVWGTQSVWGTSLVDANKAVWGNKGVWGTSSVSGFQAIWGEKGVWGTKGVWGTSGPDGQKGVWGTDSSTSDSDAYFSVVQP